One Scomber scombrus chromosome 4, fScoSco1.1, whole genome shotgun sequence genomic region harbors:
- the gadd45ga gene encoding growth arrest and DNA-damage-inducible, gamma a — protein MTLEEIRGQESTMENADRVQSAGAALEELLVAAKKQDYLTVGVYESAKVMNVDPDSVAFCVLATDEEYECDIALQIHFTLIQAFCFDNDINVVRVNDIERLADLVGADESGEPKDAHCILVTSPSANPWKDPALDKLSLFCEESRSVYDWVPTITLPER, from the exons ATGACTCTGGAAGAGATCCGCGGACAAGAGAGCACAATGGAAAACGCAGATAG GGTGCAAAGTGCAGGAGCAGCCCTGGAGGAGCTCCTGGTTGCTGCAAAGAAGCAGGACTACCTGACAGTTGGAGTTTATGAATCTGCTAAAGTCATGAATGT TGACCCAGACAGCGTGGCATTCTGCGTCCTCGCCACCGATGAGGAGTACGAGTGTGACATTGCTCTTCAGATCCACTTCACCCTCATCCAGGCTTTCTGCTTCGACAACGACATCAACGTGGTGCGCGTTAACGATATTGAGCGCCTGGCTGACCTCGTGGGCGCAGACGAGTCCGGCGAGCCCAAGGACGCACACTGCATTCTTGTCACG AGCCCCAGTGCAAATCCATGGAAAGACCCTGCTCTGGACAAGTTGAGTCTGTTCTGTGAGGAGAGCCGCAGTGTGTATGACTGGGTGCCCACCATCACCCTCCCAGAGCGCTGA